The genomic stretch GGAGATTCTTGGTTCATATTGGTCTTGAAGCGCCTTCTTTTCAATATCATACGTTGATGGCTTTTCCTCAATGTCTTCGTAGAAATGATTAAGAAGATCAAGATCCTGTTTCCACCTTTCTTTTGCTTCTTCCGCCCAGCTGTGATCATCCTCATATATATGTTTTTCAATATATTGATGAAGACGATTGAATCCGCTTTTTGGTTTAATAATAGGAGAAAGGGTAAACGTAAAGTCTGGAATTTTAGGCGTTAGTGCTTGCCCTTTTAAAAGTTCGTGAAAATCTTCAATAATATTTCCTGTAATTAAGTGGATTCCAAGAGATAAAAGATAATCTCTTTTATGATCACACTGATACGACACCATAACGTTCATATTAAGCCAAGGATGCAAAGCAGTATTATGAGTTGAACGTGCTACATTAGCTTCATAAAGTCTGATTGCTGAGCCAAACCTTCTTGTTGCTTGGAAAATTTGATGAAGGCGGGGAGAACCGAAATGAACTTTCTCTCCTTTAATATCTTGGGGTGCATGCTGTTCATTTGTAATAAATGTTAAAGAGGCGGGATTTGGTTCCCCGCCAACTTTTTCTAAATAGTGCCAGTAAAAAGGGCGATTCATAAGCTCTTTGTCTTGATCAATTGTAAGTTGAACGGTTAGATAACCGGTTCCTTCTTCAAGAATCGAGCACTCTGTTGATTGAAAATATCCTTTCAAGAACTGGTGGATATCATGTTGCTGCATTTGCTGCATTCTCCTCTCCATCGTTCATATCATCAATAATAGAAGACAAATGTTCCATTTTAAGCTTCATTTCTCCCTCAGAACGAGAATGAAGGAAAACATCGTTCACATATTCTTCAAAGTCTTTCATTTCAAGCTGTGTAAGAATATCGTCTAAATTGCCAATTACACGTTCAAATAAGCGGATTTTTTCATATAAAAGTTTTAGGATATGCTCTTCAATTGTTCCAGACGTTGCAAAATTATAAATATGGACATCTTTTTCCTGCCCAAGGCGGTGAATCCTTCCAATTCGCTGTTCAAGGCGCATTGGATTCCACGGAAGATCATAGTTAATAATATGATGACAGAATTGCAAGTTGATTCCTTCTCCACCTGCTTCTGTAGCAATAAGAACTTGAACATTGTTTTGGAAAAGCTGTTTCATCCAATCTTTTTTTCCGCGTTTAAAGCCTCCACGGAACGGAACAGAAGAAATGCCATGCTGCTGCAAGAGCCACTGCAAATACATTTGTGTTGCTCTGTATTCAGTAAAAACAATAACTTTGTCATCAATTTTCTTAATGAGTTCCACCATTTTTTCTGCTTTTGAATTTCGCCCAGTTTTTCCGATGTTTCCAATCCTATCCATAAGCGTCTCAATTAAAGTGTATGGAGGGGTATACTCTTCACTTTCTTTATCAAGCATACCTTTTAGCGTCATATATACAGCTTCTTTGCTGCTGCATGCTTCACGTTGCAGTGTTAAAAGAGCAAAAGCACTTGATGGGCTATCGTGTTCTTTAAACGACCCAATAGCGTCATATAGCGCACGTTCCTCCTCAGAAAACTGAATCGGAATGGTTTCGACTTTCCGACTTGTCCATTCGATTCCAGTATCTTGTCTTCTGTTGCGAATCATGACTTTATTAATAAGTTCGCGCAAATGTTCATCATTTTCTAGCTTGCGGTTTTTCGCTGAAAACAACTCTTCAAAATATGCTTGATTTCCGAGGTGACCAGGCTTTAAAAGAGAAACAAGATTAAAGATTTCTTCAATTTTATTCTGCACAGGTGTAGCTGTTAAAAGAAGACAAAACTTCTTTTTTAGCTCTTGTACAAATTGATAGTTTTTAGTTTTATGATTTTTTAATTTGTGAGCTTCATCAATAATAATAAAGTCATAATTTTGTTCTAAAATAATGTCTCTGTGCGGCATGCGTTTTGCTGTATCGATAGAGGAAACAACAACATCACACTGTTCCCACACATAAGACTTGCGTTGTGCAACTGCTGGAATATGGAACTTTTGATTAAGTTCTATCGTCCACTGAGACACAAGGGAAGCAGGGACGAGAATCAGTACTTTTTTTACAAGACCTCGAATCATATATTCTTTTAAAATAAGACCTGCTTCAATTGTCTTACCAAGTCCCACTTCATCAGCTAATATAGCTTTTCCGTTCATCTCTGTTACTACTTTTTTAGCAACTTCCAGTTGATGTGGGAGAGGAGTTAAGTCGGCCAAATAGCTCGGAGCTTGAAGATCGTGAAAAGAAGGAACCGCTGTTCTTTGGGCAACTTTATAGGCAAGCTGATAAATATCGTAATTTGCCCAAGGGCCGTCTTCTTCGAATGATTTTAAAAACGAATCTTGCCATTCGTGATCAAATGAAATCGGAACATTCATATTTTTGCACCTCTTCTGCAAATTTTTATTGAATTTTCATAAAGTTTAATGGTAGGATAAATTTGTATTCAAGAATTGTTTAATAAGTATTTTTCAGTGCATGAACATTTTGCAACGAGTTCATTTTGCTTTTTTTATGTAGTATGTCCGAAACTGTAACAAAATATAGATGCGAATGAAAACAAAGGGAGAGACTATTATGTTGTAGCGCCGAAGGAGCAAGCGAATGAGCGAATCTCTCAGGCAAAAAGACCTTTGTTTGACGCAACTCTGGAGAGAGCTTAAAACCAAGCCACCAACGAGGCAACCTTTTCGTATGAGGAAAGGGAAACTTTCAGGTCAAAGGACAGAGTACTTCTTAAAAGGGAGTACTCTGTCCTTTTTTTAATACCGTTTTCTATTAACATAGAAGACAGAATTCTATTGAAAATAGAGATGTCAATTTTATAGGAGATGAGAATGATGAAGAAAACGCCGCTTTATGATATACACAGTAAGCTTGGTGCTAAAATGATTGATTTTGGCGGATGGAGTATGCCTGTTCAATTTTCATCCATAAAAGAAGAGCATATAGCTGTTCGTACTAAATGTGGGCTTTTTGATGTTTCACATATGGGAGAGTTTAAAGTAGAAGGAAAGGGAAGCCTTGATTATCTACAAAAGTTAATGACAAACGATGTTTCTGCTCTTTCTCCAGGAAAAGCTCAGTATACGGCAATGTGCTATGAAGATGGAGGAACTGTTGATGATTTGCTTGTTTATCAGCTTTCTCTTAACTCTTATTTTGTTGTTGTGAATGCTTCAAATATTGAGAAGGATTTTGACTGGATGAAAGCCCATCTTACCCCTGATGTTACGTTAACAAATGTATCAGAAGAAATAGCTCTTATCGCTCTACAAGGTCCTTCATCAGAAGAGGTATTAAGTAAACTAACTTCTCTTGATCTTTCTGAAATAAGTTTTTTTAATTTTCGAAATAGTGTCTCGGTAAATGGGGTTGAAGTGCTGATTTCAAGGACTGGTTATACAGGAGAAGATGGATTTGAAATTTATTGTCAAAAGAAACAGGCGTCTTTCTTATGGGAAACCATTCTAAGAGCAGGAAGAGATGAGGGATTATTACCATGCGGATTAGGAGCAAGGGATACCCTTCGCTTTGAAGCAGCCCTTCCCCTTTATGGGCAAGAGCTTTCACACGACATCACCCCATATGAAGCAGGAATTGGTTTTGCCGTTAAGTTAAATAAATCTTCATTTATCGGAAAAGAAGCCCTAGTAAAACAAAAAGAAACAGGCGTAAAGCGAAAACTTGTTGGTCTCGAAATGATTGAACGCGGCATCCCTCGTCATGGCTACCGGGTTTTTGTAGATGGAAAAGAAGTTGGAAAGGTAACAACAGGAACGCAATCTCCAACTCTTAAAAAAAATATTGGGCTGGCTCTTATCAATGAAGAATATACCTCTCTTGCAAGTGAAGTGTTTGTTGAGATTCGTAATAAGTTTGTGAAAGCATCCATTATTAAAACACCGTTTTATAAGCGGAAAAAAGGAGTAAAAACGCTATGACCCATCATTACTTGCCAATGACAGAAGAAGATCGTAGAGAAATGTTAGCCGCAATTGGTGTTTCTACTGTTGATGAGCTTTTTGAAGATATTCCAGAAAGCGTTCGTTTTAAAAGAGAATACAAATTAAAAAAGAGAGCATCTGAAGCATGCTTAACACGAGAGCTTTATGCTTTATCAGCGCAAAATGCTTCAACAAAGCAATATGCGTCTTTTTTAGGCGCAGGTGTTTATGATCACTACATTCCCTCTGTTGTAGACCATATTATTTCACGCTCGGAGTTTTATACTGCATATACGCCATATCAGCCTGAGATTTCACAAGGAGAACTTCAAGCTATTTTTGAATTTCAAACGATGATTTGTGAATTAACAGGGATGGATGTTGCCAACTCTTCGATGTATGACGGAGGTACAGCGCTTGCGGAAGCAGCGATGGTAAGTGCTGGTCATACTAAAAAACGAAAAATACTTGTTTCGTCAGCTGTTCATCCAGAATCAAGAGAGGTGTTAAAAACATATGCAAAAGGCCAAAACCTTGCTGTTGTGGAAATTCCTCATAAGGATGGATTAACAAATTTACGAGTGTTAGAAGAAGAGATGGATGAAGATGTGGGAAGCGTTATTCTTCAATATCCAAACTTTTTCGGTCAAGTTGAACCTTTAAAAGAAATTGAAAAAATTGCTCATAAGCAAAATGCTCTTTTTGTTGTGTCGAGCAATCCACTCTCACTTGGCGTACTTGCTCCTCCGGGAGAATTTGGAGCAGATATTGTTGTAGGAGACGCTCAACCTTTTGGAATTCCAATGCAATTTGGAGGGCCTCACTGCGGTTATTTTGCGACATCTAAAAAATTAATGCGTAAAATTCCTGGAAGACTTGTTGGTCAAACAAAAGACAATGATGGAAAGCGAGGATTTGTGCTGACACTTCAGGCAAGAGAACAGCATATACGTCGTGACAAGGCAACGTCAAATATTTGTTCGAATCAAGCATTAAACGCTCTAGCAGCTTCAGTAGCTATGACATCACTCGGCAAAAGTGGTGTGAAAGAGATGGCAAAGCAGAATATGAGCAAAGCGCACTATGCGAAAAAAGCTTTTGAAGAAGCAGGGTTTGATGTTTGGTTTTCTAACGCTTTTTTCAATGAATTTGTTGTTTCTTTCAACTGTAGTATTCAGAAACTAAACGCTTCACTTTTGAAAAAAGGAATTATTGGTGGTTATGATTTAGGACGCGATGATATTAGCTTACAAGGGTGTATGCTTATTGCTGTAACGGAAATTCGTTCAAAAGACGAGATTGATAAATTTGTAGAAGAAGTGAGGGAATTTCATCATGAAAACTGATCAGCCGCTAATCTTTGAGTTGAGTAAGCACGGCAGAAAAGGTTATTCGTTGCCAGAACTTGATGTAGAAGAAGTAGACGTTTCTTCTATTTTAGGAGGAGACTATAAAAGAAAGGAAGAACCATTATTACCAGAAGTATCAGAACTAGACATTGTAAGACATTATACAGCTCTTTCAAAAAGAAACCACGGAGTGGACTCAGGTTTTTATCCACTTGGTTCTTGTACAATGAAATACAATCCAAAAGTAAATGAGGATGTAGCACGTTATCCAGGATTTTCACATATTCATCCATTGCAAGACGAAGGAAGTGTTCAAGGAGCTCTCGCTCTTTTATTTGACCTTCAGGAGAGTTTGAAGGAAATTACCGGAATGGATGAGGTCACGTTGCAGCCTGCCGCAGGAGCTCACGGAGAATGGACGGGACTTATGCTTATTCGTGCCTTCCATGAAGAAAAAGGAGACTTTAACCGAACAAAAGTGATTGTTCCAGACTCTGCACATGGAACAAATCCTGCTTCAGCTACTGTAGCTGGTTTTGAAACCGTTACTGTGAAATCAGATGAAAACGGGCTTGTGGATTTAAATCATCTCCAGCAGGTTGTTGGAGAGGATACAGCAGCTCTTATGCTTACAAACCCGAACACGCTTGGCTTATTTGAAGAAAATATTATTGAAATGGCTCAAATTGTTCACGATGCAGGCGGGAAACTTTATTATGATGGAGCAAATTTGAATGCTGTATTAAGTAAAGCACGTCCAGGGGATATGGGATTTGATGTTGTTCATTTGAATCTGCATAAAACATTTACAGGTCCTCATGGTGGAGGTGGTCCTGGTTCTGGTCCTGTTGGAGTGAAAAAAGAGCTTATTCCTTTCTTACCAAAGCCAGTGTTAATCAAAAAAGAAAATGGTTATACGTTTGACTATAACATTCCAAAGTCTATTGGTCGTGTTAAGCCGTATTATGGGAATTTCTCGATCAATGTGCGAGCTTATACATATATTCGCACAATGGGTGGAGACGGACTCAAGGCTGTATCAGAGTATGCAGTTCTCAACGCAAATTACTTGATGCGCAAGCTTGCTCCTTATTTTGATTTACCATTTAATCGACATTGCAAGCATGAATTTGTACTATCTGGAAAGCGACAGAAGCATTTAGGAGTAAGAACGCTTGATATGGCGAAACGACTTCTTGATTTCGGTTATCATCCTCCGACAATTTATTTCCCGTTAAATGTAGAAGAAGGTATGATGATTGAGCCAACGGAAACAGAATCAAAAGAAACATTGGATAATTTCATTGAAGCAATGATTACGATTGCAAAAGAAGTAGAAGATAATCCTGAAATTGTGCAAGAAGCCCCGCACACAACGGTTATTGGACGTCTTGATGAAACACTTGCAGCTCGTAAGCCTGTTTTATGTTATAAAAAAGAAGAAGTGAAAATTTAATAATCAAAAAGGATGGAGAGTATTCTCCATCCTTTTCTTATGTGTAAACCATTATCATTTCTTTGTTTTTACTTTGCCTGTCCAAAGTTTAAAGCCGCCTTTTAACTGATAGATGTCTTTAATTCCACGATGACGACGAATCATTTGTGCTGCTTTTCCTGTACGAATGCCAGCTTGATCGTAAAGATAGACAGGCTGATCTGGACGAAGCTCTTTAATACGCATTTTTAGCTGTGAAAGCGGGATATTACGAGCTCCTAGAATGTGCCCACCTTCAAAGTCTTTTTGTTCGCGAATATCAATAAGCTGTGCTTTACGGTACCCAGCGCGAAATTCTGCTTCCGTTAGCGATTTCATAATGCGGCGTTGCATGAGGAGCATAATGATCGAGTATACGATAAAAGCTCCTAATAAAATTAAAATGACGTAAATGCCTTCCATCAAACATAATCCTCTCTTTCATGTGACTACTAAAATACGAGATATCTCTATTATATAAGTTCTCTTTAAAAGAAGTAAAGCAACCACCTAAATTCTTTGCACGACAAATTGGTTTTGATAAACTGTATAAGAATGTTCAAAAAATAAGTGTCGAAAAAAGAAAAAAAGTTAGGGATGAGAAAGATGACAGAAGTTTGGCGTTTTATTAATTGGAGTA from Priestia filamentosa encodes the following:
- a CDS encoding YqhG family protein; the protein is MQQHDIHQFLKGYFQSTECSILEEGTGYLTVQLTIDQDKELMNRPFYWHYLEKVGGEPNPASLTFITNEQHAPQDIKGEKVHFGSPRLHQIFQATRRFGSAIRLYEANVARSTHNTALHPWLNMNVMVSYQCDHKRDYLLSLGIHLITGNIIEDFHELLKGQALTPKIPDFTFTLSPIIKPKSGFNRLHQYIEKHIYEDDHSWAEEAKERWKQDLDLLNHFYEDIEEKPSTYDIEKKALQDQYEPRISVNVVNGGIFYLQEGTVRTLLQRKMA
- a CDS encoding DEAD/DEAH box helicase, yielding MNVPISFDHEWQDSFLKSFEEDGPWANYDIYQLAYKVAQRTAVPSFHDLQAPSYLADLTPLPHQLEVAKKVVTEMNGKAILADEVGLGKTIEAGLILKEYMIRGLVKKVLILVPASLVSQWTIELNQKFHIPAVAQRKSYVWEQCDVVVSSIDTAKRMPHRDIILEQNYDFIIIDEAHKLKNHKTKNYQFVQELKKKFCLLLTATPVQNKIEEIFNLVSLLKPGHLGNQAYFEELFSAKNRKLENDEHLRELINKVMIRNRRQDTGIEWTSRKVETIPIQFSEEERALYDAIGSFKEHDSPSSAFALLTLQREACSSKEAVYMTLKGMLDKESEEYTPPYTLIETLMDRIGNIGKTGRNSKAEKMVELIKKIDDKVIVFTEYRATQMYLQWLLQQHGISSVPFRGGFKRGKKDWMKQLFQNNVQVLIATEAGGEGINLQFCHHIINYDLPWNPMRLEQRIGRIHRLGQEKDVHIYNFATSGTIEEHILKLLYEKIRLFERVIGNLDDILTQLEMKDFEEYVNDVFLHSRSEGEMKLKMEHLSSIIDDMNDGEENAANAAT
- the gcvPB gene encoding aminomethyl-transferring glycine dehydrogenase subunit GcvPB → MMKTDQPLIFELSKHGRKGYSLPELDVEEVDVSSILGGDYKRKEEPLLPEVSELDIVRHYTALSKRNHGVDSGFYPLGSCTMKYNPKVNEDVARYPGFSHIHPLQDEGSVQGALALLFDLQESLKEITGMDEVTLQPAAGAHGEWTGLMLIRAFHEEKGDFNRTKVIVPDSAHGTNPASATVAGFETVTVKSDENGLVDLNHLQQVVGEDTAALMLTNPNTLGLFEENIIEMAQIVHDAGGKLYYDGANLNAVLSKARPGDMGFDVVHLNLHKTFTGPHGGGGPGSGPVGVKKELIPFLPKPVLIKKENGYTFDYNIPKSIGRVKPYYGNFSINVRAYTYIRTMGGDGLKAVSEYAVLNANYLMRKLAPYFDLPFNRHCKHEFVLSGKRQKHLGVRTLDMAKRLLDFGYHPPTIYFPLNVEEGMMIEPTETESKETLDNFIEAMITIAKEVEDNPEIVQEAPHTTVIGRLDETLAARKPVLCYKKEEVKI
- a CDS encoding rhodanese-like domain-containing protein gives rise to the protein MEGIYVILILLGAFIVYSIIMLLMQRRIMKSLTEAEFRAGYRKAQLIDIREQKDFEGGHILGARNIPLSQLKMRIKELRPDQPVYLYDQAGIRTGKAAQMIRRHRGIKDIYQLKGGFKLWTGKVKTKK
- the gcvT gene encoding glycine cleavage system aminomethyltransferase GcvT: MMKKTPLYDIHSKLGAKMIDFGGWSMPVQFSSIKEEHIAVRTKCGLFDVSHMGEFKVEGKGSLDYLQKLMTNDVSALSPGKAQYTAMCYEDGGTVDDLLVYQLSLNSYFVVVNASNIEKDFDWMKAHLTPDVTLTNVSEEIALIALQGPSSEEVLSKLTSLDLSEISFFNFRNSVSVNGVEVLISRTGYTGEDGFEIYCQKKQASFLWETILRAGRDEGLLPCGLGARDTLRFEAALPLYGQELSHDITPYEAGIGFAVKLNKSSFIGKEALVKQKETGVKRKLVGLEMIERGIPRHGYRVFVDGKEVGKVTTGTQSPTLKKNIGLALINEEYTSLASEVFVEIRNKFVKASIIKTPFYKRKKGVKTL
- the gcvPA gene encoding aminomethyl-transferring glycine dehydrogenase subunit GcvPA, producing the protein MTHHYLPMTEEDRREMLAAIGVSTVDELFEDIPESVRFKREYKLKKRASEACLTRELYALSAQNASTKQYASFLGAGVYDHYIPSVVDHIISRSEFYTAYTPYQPEISQGELQAIFEFQTMICELTGMDVANSSMYDGGTALAEAAMVSAGHTKKRKILVSSAVHPESREVLKTYAKGQNLAVVEIPHKDGLTNLRVLEEEMDEDVGSVILQYPNFFGQVEPLKEIEKIAHKQNALFVVSSNPLSLGVLAPPGEFGADIVVGDAQPFGIPMQFGGPHCGYFATSKKLMRKIPGRLVGQTKDNDGKRGFVLTLQAREQHIRRDKATSNICSNQALNALAASVAMTSLGKSGVKEMAKQNMSKAHYAKKAFEEAGFDVWFSNAFFNEFVVSFNCSIQKLNASLLKKGIIGGYDLGRDDISLQGCMLIAVTEIRSKDEIDKFVEEVREFHHEN